From one Anabas testudineus chromosome 18, fAnaTes1.2, whole genome shotgun sequence genomic stretch:
- the LOC113155621 gene encoding salivary glue protein Sgs-3-like: MKKLFVSLMLIWALFSTATVFAQMTTRITAPPTTTPITTTSPPTTRTTATTPPPATIPTTTTPPTTTFPTTTTPPTTTRPTTTSPPTTTIPTTTSPPTTTRPTTTSPPTTTFPTTTSPPTTTFPTTTTPPPTTIPTTTSPPPTTRTTTTATPPPPTAECTPPPTTPPETTTPPFADCSTVPNTSTNFWPDKNQLLQQQQVFYQQQQQLLLQQQQLFYQQQQLLLQQQQALYEQQLLFQQLLLQQP, from the exons ATGAAGAAGCTGTTTGTTTCGCTGATGCTCATCTGGGCGCTGTTCAGCACAG caacaGTTTTTGCCCAGATGACAACTAGGATCACTGCTCCACCAACAACGACCCCTATTACAACCACTTCTCCACCAACAACAAGGACCACTGCAACCACTCCTCCACCAGCAACAATCCCTACTACAACCACTCCTCCAACAACAACATTCCCTACTACAACCActcctccaacaacaacaaggccCACTACAACCAgtcctccaacaacaacaatccctACTACAACCAgtcctccaacaacaacaaggccCACTACAACCAGTCCTCCAACAACAACATTCCCTACTACAACCAGTCCTCCAACAACAACATTCCCTACTACAACCACTCCTCCACCAACAACAATCCCTACTACAACCAGTCCTCCACCGACAACGAGGACCACTACTACAGCTACTCCTCCACCGCCAACAGCAGAATGTACACCACCACCAACTACCCCTCCAGAGACAACAACCCCTCCATTTGCTGACTGTTCAACAGTCCCCAACACATCAACAAACTTCTGGCCAGACAAAAACCAGCTGCTCCAACAACAGCAAGTGTtctatcaacaacaacaacaactgctgctccaacaacagcaactgttctatcaacaacaacaactgctgctCCAACAACAGCAAGCTTTGTACGAACAACAACTCCTGTTCCAACAACTGCTGCTCCAACAACCGTAA